The proteins below come from a single Piscinibacter gummiphilus genomic window:
- a CDS encoding IclR family transcriptional regulator → MPSRSASTPKLSPGYAANMEGVAAVERALAIVEAIERAEQPLTLTGIAEATGLYKSAVLRMMVTLERRGLVLRQQDQRYVLGPLAFRLGRAYERSNRVEEQLAPLMQALVERGTESPSFHVRQDDETRLCLLRFDSHHSTLDRVRAGDLLPLKRGAAGKVLLRFGTGDAAAFGGELAEYSFGERDPLCGAVAGPVFGPGGQLLGALSLSGPLDRFTESAVKKMVKPLLEACETATRNLGGVWPATRRAR, encoded by the coding sequence ATGCCGTCTCGCTCCGCTTCCACCCCCAAACTGTCTCCCGGCTACGCCGCCAACATGGAAGGCGTGGCCGCCGTCGAGCGCGCGCTCGCCATCGTCGAGGCGATCGAACGCGCCGAACAGCCGCTCACCCTCACCGGCATCGCCGAGGCCACCGGCCTCTACAAGAGCGCGGTGCTGCGCATGATGGTCACGCTCGAGCGGCGCGGCCTGGTGCTGCGCCAGCAGGACCAGCGCTACGTGCTGGGGCCGCTCGCGTTTCGTCTCGGGCGCGCCTATGAGCGCAGCAACCGCGTGGAAGAGCAACTCGCGCCGCTGATGCAGGCGCTGGTGGAGCGCGGCACGGAAAGCCCGTCGTTCCACGTGCGGCAAGACGACGAGACGCGCCTGTGCCTGCTGCGGTTCGACTCGCACCATTCCACGCTCGACCGTGTGCGCGCGGGTGACCTGCTGCCGCTCAAGCGCGGTGCCGCGGGCAAGGTGCTGCTGCGCTTCGGCACGGGCGACGCCGCGGCCTTCGGTGGCGAACTCGCCGAATACTCCTTCGGCGAGCGAGACCCGCTGTGCGGCGCCGTCGCCGGGCCGGTGTTCGGGCCCGGAGGCCAGTTGCTCGGGGCGTTGTCGCTCTCGGGTCCGCTCGATCGGTTCACCGAATCGGCGGTGAAGAAGATGGTGAAGCCGCTGCTCGAAGCCTGCGAGACGGCCACGCGCAACCTGGGCGGCGTCTGGCCCGCCACACGGCGGGCCCGTTGA
- a CDS encoding OmpA family protein codes for MNIRIGAAMLALLATPLLVQAQTVMVYGEGQQPTPQEVADILFRGASEATKLRGQAPINGRSPFALLEQTPTRNPVEASAVSVPVPFDFDSATLTPKARQQLDVIAEGIRLTEGTVKVVVEGHTDAKGSVAYNESLSLRRAAAVRSYLVNVKKLPVTQLGVEGKGPHKLLDKSDPFNGSNRRVQFRAG; via the coding sequence ATGAACATCAGAATCGGCGCCGCCATGCTGGCGCTGCTCGCCACGCCGCTGCTCGTGCAGGCACAGACCGTGATGGTCTACGGCGAAGGCCAGCAACCCACCCCGCAGGAAGTGGCCGACATCCTCTTCCGCGGCGCGAGCGAAGCCACCAAGCTGCGTGGCCAGGCGCCCATCAACGGCCGCTCGCCGTTTGCGCTGCTCGAGCAGACGCCCACGCGGAACCCCGTCGAAGCGAGCGCCGTTTCGGTGCCCGTGCCCTTCGATTTCGATTCCGCCACGCTCACCCCCAAGGCTCGCCAGCAGCTCGACGTCATTGCCGAAGGCATCCGCCTGACCGAAGGCACGGTGAAGGTGGTCGTCGAAGGTCACACCGACGCCAAGGGCAGCGTGGCCTACAACGAGAGCCTGTCGCTGCGCCGCGCCGCCGCGGTGCGCAGCTACCTCGTCAACGTGAAGAAGCTGCCCGTCACGCAACTCGGCGTGGAAGGCAAGGGCCCGCACAAGCTGCTCGACAAGAGCGACCCTTTCAACGGCAGCAACCGCCGCGTGCAGTTCCGCGCCGGCTGA
- the urtA gene encoding urea ABC transporter substrate-binding protein encodes MTSTRRTFAKALSAVSLGVAALGLPAFAQAQTIKVGVLHSLSGTMAISETVLKDVALMAIDEINAKGGVLGKKLEPVVVDPASNWPLFAEKAKQLISQDKVAVVFGCWTSVSRKSVLPVFEQNNSLLFYPVQYEGEELSKNVFYTGAAPNQQAIPAVEYLMSKDGGSAKRFVLLGTDYVYPRTTNKILRAFLKSKGVAEADIMEEYTPFGHADYQSIIAKIKKFSSEGKKTAVVSTINGDSNVPFYKELGNQGLKATDVPVVAFSVGEEELRGVDTKPLVGHLAAWNYFMSVKNPTNDAFIKSWSAYAKAKNIPGHKDKPLTNDPMEATYIGIHMWAQAVEKAKSTDTDKVIAAMAGQTFKAPGGFTSTMDKENHHLHKPVFIGEVKADGQFNVVWKTKGPVVADPWSDYIPENKGKKNVPEKK; translated from the coding sequence ATGACTTCCACCCGTCGCACTTTCGCGAAAGCCCTCAGCGCCGTGTCGCTGGGTGTGGCTGCACTCGGCCTGCCTGCCTTTGCCCAAGCCCAGACCATCAAGGTCGGTGTGCTGCACTCGCTGTCGGGCACGATGGCCATTTCCGAGACCGTGCTGAAGGACGTGGCCTTGATGGCCATCGACGAGATCAACGCCAAGGGCGGCGTGCTCGGCAAGAAGCTCGAGCCCGTGGTCGTCGACCCGGCGTCGAACTGGCCGCTCTTCGCCGAAAAGGCCAAGCAGCTGATCTCGCAGGACAAGGTCGCCGTGGTCTTCGGCTGCTGGACCAGCGTGTCGCGCAAGTCGGTGCTGCCGGTGTTCGAGCAGAACAACTCGCTGCTTTTCTACCCCGTGCAGTACGAAGGTGAAGAGCTCTCGAAGAACGTGTTCTACACGGGTGCCGCGCCCAACCAGCAAGCGATTCCTGCCGTCGAATACCTGATGAGCAAGGACGGCGGCTCGGCCAAGCGTTTCGTGCTGCTGGGCACCGACTATGTGTACCCCCGCACCACCAACAAGATCCTGCGCGCCTTCCTGAAGAGCAAGGGCGTCGCCGAGGCCGACATCATGGAGGAGTACACCCCCTTCGGCCACGCTGACTACCAGAGCATCATCGCCAAGATCAAGAAGTTCTCGTCCGAAGGCAAGAAGACGGCTGTGGTGTCGACCATCAACGGCGACTCCAACGTGCCCTTCTACAAGGAACTCGGCAACCAGGGCCTGAAGGCGACCGACGTGCCGGTGGTGGCCTTCTCGGTGGGTGAAGAAGAGCTGCGCGGTGTCGACACCAAGCCGCTGGTCGGCCACCTGGCCGCCTGGAACTACTTCATGTCGGTGAAGAACCCGACGAATGACGCGTTCATCAAGTCGTGGTCCGCCTACGCCAAGGCCAAGAACATCCCCGGCCACAAGGACAAGCCGCTCACCAACGACCCGATGGAAGCCACCTACATCGGCATCCACATGTGGGCGCAGGCGGTCGAGAAGGCCAAGTCGACCGACACCGACAAGGTCATCGCCGCGATGGCTGGCCAGACCTTCAAGGCCCCGGGTGGTTTCACCTCCACGATGGACAAGGAAAACCACCACCTGCACAAGCCGGTGTTCATCGGTGAAGTCAAGGCCGACGGCCAGTTCAACGTGGTGTGGAAGACCAAGGGCCCGGTGGTTGCCGACCCGTGGAGCGACTACATCCCCGAGAACAAGGGCAAGAAGAACGTTCCGGAAAAGAAGTGA
- a CDS encoding glycosyltransferase — translation MAQVLMAWELGGHLGHLTRLRPVATALKARGHTVSFALRDVMGGRAVLPPALGRVYQAPVAINTAPRPAWTMADVLLACGYGHAPGLAGLVAAWQSLIEASGCGMVIADHAPTALLAARVMGVPAVHIGHGFTVPPRLSPLPVFRDWAPPPDTHAAEVDAQVLRCVNTVLGEAGAAPLERLCDLFYPERTLLCTWPELDHYGGLGRRAEDAIGPDCEYAPGVEPVWPTGSGPHVLAYLRRSHPGHAEVLHALANMGVPTLCYLPGEGPEPVSAPTLHYSRQPIDLQRALPRCSLVVCHAGQASVAQALRLGIPVLMLPEHAEQHLLARQLERSGAGVNAAMQAQPVAYAALIAAMLRADGPHAAAARAVAARHAAFDPAMLTARVVEAAESVLT, via the coding sequence GTGGCCCAGGTGCTGATGGCGTGGGAGCTGGGGGGCCACCTGGGCCACCTCACGCGCCTGCGGCCGGTGGCCACAGCCCTCAAGGCGCGTGGCCACACCGTGAGCTTCGCGCTGCGCGACGTGATGGGCGGCCGCGCGGTGCTGCCCCCCGCACTCGGCCGCGTGTACCAGGCGCCGGTGGCGATCAACACTGCACCCCGGCCCGCCTGGACCATGGCCGATGTGCTGCTGGCCTGTGGCTACGGCCACGCGCCCGGGCTGGCCGGGCTGGTGGCGGCTTGGCAGTCGCTCATCGAGGCGAGTGGCTGCGGCATGGTGATCGCCGACCACGCCCCCACCGCGCTGCTCGCCGCACGCGTGATGGGGGTGCCGGCCGTGCACATCGGGCACGGCTTCACGGTGCCACCGCGGCTTTCGCCGCTGCCGGTGTTCCGCGACTGGGCGCCGCCGCCCGACACGCACGCGGCCGAGGTCGACGCGCAGGTTCTGCGCTGTGTGAACACCGTGCTCGGCGAGGCCGGTGCCGCACCGCTCGAGCGTCTCTGCGATCTCTTCTACCCCGAGCGCACGCTGCTGTGCACTTGGCCGGAACTCGACCACTACGGCGGCCTTGGCCGCCGCGCAGAAGACGCCATCGGGCCCGATTGCGAATACGCCCCTGGCGTCGAGCCCGTGTGGCCCACCGGCAGTGGCCCGCATGTGCTGGCCTACCTGCGCCGATCGCACCCGGGGCATGCCGAGGTGCTTCACGCCCTCGCCAACATGGGCGTGCCCACGCTGTGCTACCTGCCGGGCGAAGGCCCCGAGCCGGTGAGCGCGCCCACGTTGCACTACAGCCGCCAGCCGATCGATCTGCAGCGCGCCTTGCCGCGCTGCTCACTCGTGGTCTGCCACGCCGGCCAGGCCTCCGTCGCCCAGGCGCTGAGGCTCGGCATCCCGGTGCTGATGCTGCCCGAGCACGCCGAGCAGCACCTGCTCGCACGCCAACTGGAGCGCAGTGGCGCTGGTGTCAACGCCGCGATGCAGGCGCAGCCAGTCGCGTATGCGGCGCTCATCGCAGCCATGCTGCGCGCCGACGGCCCGCACGCCGCGGCGGCACGCGCGGTGGCCGCGCGTCATGCGGCGTTCGACCCGGCGATGCTCACCGCCCGCGTGGTGGAAGCCGCGGAGTCCGTGCTCACCTGA
- a CDS encoding NAD(P)-dependent oxidoreductase encodes MTTNSLGFIGLGVMGEPMCRNLARKSGSAVHAHDLDSAALQRLAADGVQSAGSIAAVMKHADIVLLSLPSGEVVQQLAQQPDGLLANTRAGQIVIDLSTSPVDTTRALAKAFADKGVTFIDAPVARTRAAAEAGTLSVMVGADAATFERVKPLIATFATDIALCGPVGCGQVVKILNNMVLFETVVALSEAKAIGERAGVDPTLLFETLSKGSADSFALRSHGMKAMLPGAFPERAFSVRYARKDLAYALKLAQETGVDAKSARIVDEWYQAAIDAGLGDQYHPVVSRLLGGKT; translated from the coding sequence ATGACGACCAACTCTCTCGGATTCATCGGCCTGGGTGTGATGGGTGAGCCCATGTGCCGCAACCTCGCGCGCAAGTCGGGCAGCGCCGTGCATGCACACGACCTCGACAGCGCCGCGCTGCAGCGCCTCGCCGCTGACGGCGTGCAGAGCGCCGGCTCCATCGCCGCGGTGATGAAGCACGCCGACATCGTGCTGCTCTCGCTGCCCTCCGGCGAGGTGGTGCAGCAGCTCGCGCAGCAGCCCGACGGCCTGCTCGCCAACACACGCGCCGGGCAGATCGTGATCGACCTCAGCACCTCGCCCGTCGACACGACACGCGCGCTCGCGAAGGCCTTTGCGGACAAGGGTGTGACCTTCATCGACGCCCCCGTGGCCCGCACCCGGGCCGCCGCCGAGGCCGGCACGCTCTCGGTGATGGTCGGCGCCGACGCGGCCACCTTCGAGCGCGTGAAGCCGCTCATCGCCACCTTTGCCACCGACATCGCGCTCTGCGGCCCCGTCGGCTGCGGCCAGGTGGTGAAGATCCTCAACAACATGGTGCTCTTCGAAACCGTTGTCGCCTTGAGCGAAGCCAAGGCCATCGGCGAGCGCGCCGGTGTCGACCCCACGCTGCTCTTCGAGACCCTGAGCAAGGGCAGCGCCGACAGCTTCGCCCTGCGCAGCCACGGCATGAAGGCCATGCTGCCGGGCGCCTTCCCCGAGCGGGCGTTCTCGGTGCGCTACGCCCGCAAGGACCTGGCCTATGCGTTGAAGCTCGCGCAGGAAACGGGGGTCGACGCCAAGAGCGCCCGCATCGTCGACGAGTGGTACCAGGCCGCCATTGACGCCGGTCTCGGCGACCAGTACCACCCGGTCGTGAGCCGACTGCTCGGAGGCAAGACATGA
- a CDS encoding tripartite tricarboxylate transporter substrate binding protein: MKRRQFIVTPALLSPLALHAQGFPTKPVRLVVPYPAGGATDVVARALAERLSATWGQQVIVDNKPGAGTTLAASQVARAPGDGHTLYMTTSAHTIAASIYKKIDFDPVKDFATLSLLVKVPIVLVTNPALPAKTLPELMALAKGRPNGLTFASPGNGTAQHLAGEMFKVQAQVPMTHVPYKGDAPALTDLLAGQVDTMFVTLTSVLPHLASGKLHAVALANAKRVERVPELRTFTEAGLAGFEAATWFGVLAPASLPPALRTQISEQIVKLVAEPAMHQRLVDLGGEVVNNKPAEFEAFMQAESRKWREVVRLSGASIE; the protein is encoded by the coding sequence ATGAAGCGCCGCCAGTTCATCGTCACCCCCGCGTTGCTGTCGCCGCTGGCGCTGCACGCGCAAGGATTCCCCACCAAGCCCGTCAGGCTCGTCGTGCCCTACCCCGCCGGCGGCGCCACCGACGTGGTGGCCCGCGCCCTCGCCGAGCGCCTGAGCGCCACCTGGGGCCAGCAGGTCATCGTCGACAACAAGCCCGGCGCCGGCACCACGCTCGCCGCTTCGCAGGTCGCGCGTGCCCCGGGCGACGGCCACACGCTCTACATGACGACCTCGGCGCACACCATCGCCGCGAGCATCTACAAGAAGATCGATTTCGATCCTGTCAAAGACTTCGCCACGCTCTCGCTGCTGGTGAAGGTGCCCATCGTGCTGGTGACGAACCCGGCGCTGCCGGCGAAGACGCTGCCCGAGCTGATGGCGCTCGCCAAGGGTCGCCCCAACGGCCTCACCTTCGCCTCGCCCGGCAACGGCACCGCGCAGCACCTGGCCGGCGAGATGTTCAAGGTGCAGGCACAAGTCCCGATGACGCACGTGCCCTACAAGGGCGACGCGCCGGCCCTCACCGACCTGCTCGCGGGCCAGGTCGACACGATGTTCGTCACGCTCACCTCCGTGCTGCCGCACTTGGCGAGCGGCAAGCTGCACGCGGTGGCGCTGGCGAACGCCAAGCGCGTCGAGCGGGTGCCCGAGCTGCGCACCTTCACCGAAGCGGGTCTTGCCGGCTTCGAGGCGGCCACCTGGTTCGGCGTGCTGGCACCGGCCTCGCTGCCACCTGCGCTGCGCACGCAGATCAGCGAGCAGATCGTCAAGCTCGTGGCCGAGCCCGCGATGCACCAGCGCCTCGTCGACCTCGGCGGCGAGGTGGTGAACAACAAGCCCGCCGAGTTCGAGGCCTTCATGCAGGCCGAAAGCCGCAAGTGGCGCGAGGTGGTGCGCCTCTCGGGCGCTTCGATCGAGTAG
- a CDS encoding caspase family protein — MRSMSTPRPRQLALASAALVLGLVWGSHARSADQPGTQAEPADGLVHCLLPGQVRRLGLSTTVMPRRATRLSPTQCQAAGGEYSEPQPQAQAQAATGGTGSGTNVAAVPDRAATLTALLPAATQGVPMAQTSMAELLDQRGDRAEAQSWYEKAAAQGSARALIGLAGFLEKSAMLAAAQGLSSLDAYRRIGDLVQKATGGLVAGLSIQRAERLRVDVVSPLGAVPLPRMAGAPITLESAPGPLEVVVRVASANGVKSVRVNGQPQATDAQGLLSIPLTVGDTPSTVLVQAEDEVGAQAQAELRLVQRSAPLAASAAPAVASPASAALATAPVEAPPLAPLLGGKRHALVIANQQYKHWTKLDTPRADAHAVATVLKQRFGFEVTLLQDVTRQQLLSGLSKLRQQVGPQDQVVVYYAGHGQMDTVTARGYWIPVDGDEKDIAQWVSVIDVTDQLSAMSARHVLVIADSCYSGTLTRSLVPAVDQALTLEQRLGPLRQLSQQRARVAMTSGGMEPVVDGGSINHSLFARSLLDVLGQVRSPMAAQELHGAVAARFAHLARRLKIPQQPQYAPIGFAGHEAGDFVFAPI, encoded by the coding sequence ATGCGATCGATGTCCACGCCGCGCCCGCGGCAACTGGCGCTCGCCAGCGCCGCATTGGTTCTGGGTCTGGTGTGGGGCTCCCACGCGAGGAGTGCCGACCAGCCCGGCACGCAAGCCGAGCCGGCCGATGGCCTCGTGCATTGCCTGTTGCCCGGCCAGGTGCGCCGGCTGGGACTGAGCACCACCGTGATGCCACGCCGTGCAACGCGGCTCTCGCCCACGCAATGCCAAGCGGCGGGCGGTGAATACAGCGAGCCACAGCCGCAGGCGCAAGCACAGGCTGCGACCGGTGGCACGGGCTCCGGCACCAACGTGGCCGCAGTGCCAGACCGGGCGGCGACGCTCACCGCATTGCTGCCGGCCGCCACCCAGGGCGTGCCGATGGCGCAGACCTCGATGGCCGAGCTGCTCGACCAGCGTGGCGACCGCGCCGAAGCACAGTCGTGGTACGAGAAGGCCGCCGCGCAGGGCTCGGCCCGCGCCCTGATCGGCTTGGCCGGCTTCCTCGAAAAAAGCGCCATGCTGGCCGCCGCGCAAGGCCTCAGCTCGCTTGACGCCTACCGCCGCATCGGCGATCTCGTGCAGAAGGCGACCGGCGGCCTGGTGGCAGGCCTGTCGATCCAGCGTGCGGAGCGGCTGCGGGTCGACGTGGTCTCGCCGCTCGGCGCTGTGCCGTTGCCGCGCATGGCCGGTGCCCCCATCACGCTCGAAAGCGCCCCCGGCCCGCTGGAGGTGGTGGTGCGTGTGGCGAGCGCCAATGGTGTGAAGTCCGTGCGGGTCAACGGCCAGCCGCAGGCCACCGATGCACAAGGTCTGTTGAGCATTCCGCTCACCGTGGGCGACACCCCATCGACCGTGCTTGTGCAGGCCGAAGACGAAGTGGGCGCGCAGGCACAGGCCGAGCTGAGGCTCGTGCAGCGCTCGGCGCCGCTCGCGGCGAGTGCGGCGCCCGCCGTTGCGTCACCCGCCAGTGCGGCGCTGGCCACCGCGCCGGTCGAAGCGCCACCGCTCGCCCCGCTGCTCGGCGGAAAGCGCCACGCGCTCGTCATCGCCAACCAGCAGTACAAGCACTGGACCAAGCTCGACACGCCCCGCGCCGATGCACATGCCGTGGCCACCGTGCTCAAGCAGCGCTTCGGCTTCGAGGTGACGCTGCTGCAAGACGTGACGCGCCAGCAGTTGCTGTCGGGCTTAAGCAAGCTGCGCCAGCAGGTCGGCCCGCAAGACCAGGTGGTCGTCTATTACGCCGGCCACGGCCAGATGGACACCGTCACTGCGCGTGGCTACTGGATCCCCGTCGATGGCGACGAGAAGGACATCGCGCAATGGGTGTCGGTGATCGACGTGACCGACCAACTCTCGGCCATGAGCGCGCGCCATGTGCTCGTGATCGCCGACTCGTGCTACTCGGGCACGCTCACCCGCTCGCTCGTGCCCGCCGTCGACCAGGCCTTGACGCTCGAGCAACGACTGGGGCCGCTGCGCCAGCTCAGCCAGCAGCGAGCACGCGTGGCCATGACCTCGGGCGGCATGGAGCCGGTGGTCGACGGCGGCAGCATCAACCACTCGCTCTTCGCGCGCAGCCTGCTCGATGTGCTGGGTCAGGTGCGCTCGCCGATGGCCGCGCAGGAGTTGCATGGCGCGGTGGCCGCACGTTTTGCGCACCTCGCGCGCCGCCTCAAGATCCCGCAGCAGCCGCAGTACGCGCCGATCGGCTTTGCCGGCCACGAAGCGGGCGACTTCGTCTTCGCGCCGATCTGA
- a CDS encoding aldehyde dehydrogenase, whose amino-acid sequence MPTGTTNDTPRPLLIGGEFRPGGTAPPLDSINPATGQLNHRVAAAGADEVNDAVACATDAARHKAWREMLPPQRAGLLHRIGELMLRDSERFARLQMLENGKVWAECVAQVKSAATTFRYYASVCETLVSELTPSRGNYLSMTVHEPYGVVAAITPWNSPMTMEAQKVAPALAAGNAVILKPSEITPSTALELGRIALEAGLPPGLLNVLPGTGATVGAALVEHPGVKMVSFTGGTASGRRIAEAAARKLMPVALELGGKSPHILFADADLDAAVEGVAGGIFEGSGQSCVAGSRLFVQRSVFDRVLKMIADKARRLRVDLPDASGAEMGPIASFAQRERIEGMVDAARAGGAEIVAGGARPSDARLDAGAFYLPTVIAGIDNRAAIAQQEVFGPVLCALPFDDEDDLIAQANDSAYGLASGIWTADYKRALRIARALEAGTVWINTYKQLSIATPFGGFKDSGLGREKGLTGLRLYQQAKGIYLGL is encoded by the coding sequence ATGCCCACCGGCACCACAAACGACACCCCACGCCCGCTGCTGATCGGCGGCGAGTTCCGGCCCGGCGGCACGGCGCCGCCGCTCGATTCCATCAACCCGGCCACCGGTCAGCTGAACCACCGCGTGGCTGCCGCGGGAGCCGACGAGGTGAACGACGCCGTGGCCTGCGCCACCGACGCCGCCCGCCACAAGGCCTGGCGGGAGATGCTCCCGCCGCAGCGCGCCGGGCTCCTGCACCGCATCGGCGAGCTGATGCTGCGCGACAGCGAGCGCTTCGCGCGCCTGCAGATGCTCGAGAACGGCAAGGTCTGGGCCGAGTGCGTGGCGCAGGTCAAGAGCGCAGCCACCACCTTCCGCTACTACGCTTCCGTGTGCGAGACGCTAGTCTCCGAGCTCACACCTTCACGCGGTAACTACCTCTCGATGACGGTGCACGAGCCCTATGGCGTGGTCGCCGCCATCACGCCGTGGAACTCGCCGATGACGATGGAGGCGCAGAAGGTCGCACCCGCACTCGCCGCCGGCAACGCGGTGATCCTGAAACCATCGGAGATCACGCCCTCGACCGCGCTCGAACTCGGCCGCATCGCGCTCGAAGCGGGCCTGCCCCCCGGGCTGCTCAACGTGCTGCCGGGCACCGGCGCCACGGTGGGCGCGGCGCTCGTCGAGCACCCGGGCGTGAAGATGGTGTCGTTCACCGGCGGCACGGCGAGCGGCCGGCGCATCGCCGAAGCAGCAGCGCGCAAGCTGATGCCGGTCGCGCTGGAACTCGGCGGCAAGTCGCCGCACATCCTCTTCGCCGATGCCGACCTCGACGCGGCCGTCGAAGGCGTGGCCGGCGGCATCTTCGAAGGCAGCGGCCAGTCGTGCGTGGCGGGCTCGCGGCTCTTCGTGCAGCGCAGCGTGTTCGATCGGGTGCTGAAGATGATCGCCGACAAGGCACGGCGCCTGCGTGTCGACTTGCCCGACGCCAGCGGCGCCGAGATGGGCCCCATTGCCTCGTTCGCCCAGCGCGAGCGCATCGAAGGCATGGTCGACGCGGCCCGCGCGGGCGGCGCCGAGATCGTGGCCGGTGGCGCACGTCCGAGCGATGCCCGCCTGGATGCCGGGGCCTTCTACCTGCCCACCGTCATCGCCGGCATCGACAACCGCGCCGCCATCGCGCAGCAGGAAGTCTTCGGCCCGGTGCTCTGCGCCCTGCCCTTCGACGACGAAGACGACCTCATCGCGCAAGCCAACGACAGCGCCTACGGCCTGGCCTCCGGCATCTGGACGGCCGACTACAAGCGCGCCCTGCGCATCGCCCGTGCGCTCGAAGCCGGCACGGTGTGGATCAACACCTACAAGCAGCTCTCCATCGCCACGCCGTTCGGCGGCTTCAAGGACAGCGGCCTCGGCCGCGAAAAAGGCCTCACCGGCCTGCGCCTCTACCAACAAGCCAAGGGCATCTACCTCGGCCTCTGA
- a CDS encoding autotransporter outer membrane beta-barrel domain-containing protein, with amino-acid sequence MKKSNITSLSSLAVLPCLLSMAADASAAIECSPNAMVSGSTVALVGNCIDTDTSMPITSGAEVWHIGPPGSSSPLGTRNVGGGALTVPALPGEHTYYISAIDMGYGGLVSVAGEGGYPTTVVNLPCPGEVLAGAAARARATRVRRHDHDCATPTTNAAELATPLMAVQGQRLKSNLDHAQSRMRTLRANRNVPAFEMQGVPLPVKKTDDPASAARETRRLGVYVLGLGDYLRQNRSDTQSEFKLRSTALSVGADYRLSDEWVFGANAGGSHARIDFAETLSEQKSKGGQVTAYTNWSITPSAYVSATVSYEATRYALQRDDGLGGVAEAKPGGRGLGLSLSAGRDMNFGAWSVGPYVRIDSVTSRVEAFEESGSTEAISVSRQTVRSTSYNLGAQVQMSVPVSWGLVLPYVRVEATHRKQRTRDAASASLVNGNTTVLIPNTADTSAGYGNVALGVSSVHQGGMSWYADYETGVAQKGYRSQRLGLGLRFEL; translated from the coding sequence ATGAAGAAATCCAACATCACATCGCTGTCATCACTGGCCGTGTTGCCGTGTCTCCTGTCGATGGCGGCCGATGCGTCGGCGGCCATCGAGTGCTCGCCGAATGCCATGGTCTCGGGCAGCACGGTGGCCCTCGTCGGCAACTGCATCGACACCGACACCAGCATGCCCATCACCTCCGGCGCCGAGGTCTGGCACATCGGCCCGCCGGGAAGTTCGTCTCCGCTTGGAACGCGCAACGTGGGCGGTGGCGCACTCACCGTGCCGGCCTTGCCGGGTGAGCACACCTACTACATCTCGGCCATCGACATGGGCTACGGCGGCTTGGTGAGCGTGGCGGGCGAGGGTGGTTACCCGACCACCGTCGTCAACCTGCCGTGCCCTGGCGAGGTGCTGGCCGGTGCGGCGGCGCGCGCTCGCGCGACCCGTGTGCGCCGCCACGACCACGACTGCGCCACTCCCACCACCAACGCGGCCGAACTGGCCACACCGCTCATGGCCGTGCAAGGCCAGCGCCTCAAGAGCAACCTCGACCACGCGCAGTCGCGCATGCGCACGCTGCGCGCCAACCGCAACGTGCCGGCGTTCGAGATGCAAGGCGTGCCGCTGCCCGTCAAGAAGACCGACGACCCCGCAAGCGCTGCACGCGAGACGCGCCGACTGGGTGTGTACGTGCTCGGCCTCGGCGACTACCTGCGGCAGAACCGCAGCGACACGCAGTCCGAATTCAAGCTGCGCAGCACCGCGCTGTCGGTCGGTGCCGACTATCGACTCAGCGACGAATGGGTGTTCGGCGCCAACGCCGGGGGCTCGCATGCCCGCATCGATTTCGCCGAGACGCTCAGCGAGCAGAAGAGCAAGGGCGGCCAGGTGACCGCGTACACCAACTGGAGCATCACGCCGTCGGCCTACGTGAGCGCCACGGTGAGCTATGAAGCCACGCGCTATGCACTGCAGCGCGACGACGGCCTCGGCGGCGTGGCCGAGGCGAAGCCCGGCGGCCGTGGCCTCGGCCTGAGCCTGTCGGCCGGGCGCGACATGAACTTCGGCGCCTGGAGCGTCGGCCCCTACGTGCGCATCGACAGCGTCACCTCGCGCGTCGAGGCCTTCGAGGAAAGCGGCAGCACCGAGGCGATCAGCGTGAGCCGCCAGACCGTGCGCTCCACCAGCTACAACCTCGGCGCGCAGGTGCAGATGAGCGTGCCGGTGTCGTGGGGCCTGGTGCTGCCCTATGTGCGCGTCGAAGCCACCCACCGCAAGCAGCGCACGCGAGACGCGGCCAGTGCGAGCCTCGTCAACGGCAACACCACCGTGCTGATTCCGAACACGGCCGACACCAGCGCCGGCTACGGCAACGTGGCGCTCGGTGTGTCGAGCGTGCACCAGGGCGGCATGAGCTGGTATGCCGACTACGAGACCGGCGTGGCGCAGAAGGGCTACCGCAGCCAGCGCCTCGGGCTCGGCCTGCGTTTCGAACTCTGA